In Natranaerovirga hydrolytica, a single window of DNA contains:
- a CDS encoding APC family permease — MKTLDKKYGLWTSIAMVVGVVIGSGVFFKADDVLNLTDGNLILALIAWVLGAMAMIFGALVFAEFAQHIQKANGVVDYSEEAYGKKFAYLVGWFKGVLYYTPLSAILAWVSAMYTLILFGVPDSHNTPLTWVLAFVYLLLGYIMNYLSPLLAGKFQVATTIIKLIPLLLVGIVGVIYGIFNDVLVDNFTVASTTLRSGQGSLASAVVSTAFAYEGWIVATTINNEIKDSKKNLPKALTIGSIVILCVYVAYFLGIAGVLPTDQIIAEGNNAVSIAANTLFGNTAAIILTGFVVISCLGTLNGLVISCIRTPFSLAIRNQGPIPKILGKVNEKTNMPKYTVIYAFLISMTHLTIWYGSFNNWFGTEIAIDEIPIVLIYGMYIFLYIWYMKHFKHLSTWKRFVVPTLAIIGSLIIVYGGIVNPSIGIYLLISIIVILCGLFFYRKTA, encoded by the coding sequence ATGAAGACATTAGACAAGAAATATGGTTTATGGACGTCAATAGCAATGGTTGTAGGGGTTGTTATCGGATCAGGTGTTTTCTTTAAAGCAGATGATGTATTAAATCTAACGGACGGAAATTTAATACTGGCTTTAATAGCCTGGGTGCTAGGTGCAATGGCAATGATATTTGGAGCATTAGTATTTGCTGAATTTGCTCAACACATTCAAAAGGCTAATGGGGTGGTAGATTATTCAGAGGAAGCTTATGGGAAAAAATTTGCGTATTTAGTGGGGTGGTTTAAAGGCGTATTGTACTATACACCTTTATCAGCAATTTTAGCATGGGTATCTGCTATGTATACCTTAATATTATTTGGTGTGCCAGACTCACACAATACCCCTTTAACTTGGGTATTAGCATTTGTATACTTATTATTAGGTTACATAATGAACTATTTATCTCCGTTATTAGCAGGAAAGTTCCAAGTAGCAACGACAATAATAAAATTAATTCCATTGTTATTGGTTGGTATTGTAGGGGTTATCTATGGAATATTTAACGATGTTTTAGTAGATAATTTTACGGTTGCTTCAACGACTTTAAGAAGTGGTCAAGGTTCATTAGCCTCTGCTGTTGTTTCTACAGCTTTTGCATATGAAGGCTGGATTGTAGCAACAACAATTAACAATGAAATAAAAGATTCTAAGAAAAACTTGCCAAAAGCGTTAACCATTGGTTCAATTGTAATCTTATGTGTATATGTGGCTTACTTTTTAGGGATTGCTGGGGTTTTACCTACAGATCAAATTATAGCAGAAGGCAATAATGCAGTTAGTATAGCGGCAAATACATTGTTTGGTAACACAGCAGCTATTATTTTAACAGGTTTTGTGGTTATATCTTGTTTAGGAACCTTAAATGGATTGGTGATATCTTGTATACGTACACCTTTTTCATTAGCCATCAGAAATCAAGGTCCTATTCCTAAAATATTAGGTAAAGTAAACGAAAAAACAAATATGCCAAAGTACACAGTGATTTATGCGTTTCTAATATCAATGACACATTTAACCATATGGTATGGTAGTTTTAACAATTGGTTTGGCACAGAAATTGCCATTGACGAAATACCGATTGTATTGATATATGGTATGTATATCTTTTTATACATATGGTATATGAAACATTTTAAACATTTAAGCACTTGGAAGAGATTTGTTGTTCCAACATTAGCCATTATCGGTTCTTTAATCATTGTATATGGTGGAATTGTTAATCCAAGCATTGGTATTTATTTATTAATTTCTATAATCGTTATCTTATGTGGTTTATTCTTTTATAGAAAAACAGCGTAA
- a CDS encoding 2-hydroxyacyl-CoA dehydratase, with protein sequence MELKKSLYHVGIDIGSTTIKVAILDDHKELIYGEYTRHYADIKNKLKEILLGAHKVIKNAPVTINVTGSGGMNMAKSMDVSFIQEVVASTKAIRTYYPETDVAIELGGEDAKITYFKNGTEQRMNGTCAGGTGSFIDQMATLLKVDTMGLNELAKAYKQIYPIAARCGVFAKTDVQPLLNEGVSKEDIAVSVLQAVVIQTISGLACGRPIRGNVAFLGGPLYFLSELRNRFIDVLNLENKQIIFPENSQLYVAIGAGLNSIDDKVIAFDALIERLMQSDKITSGEVKVLPPLFNNKEEYAEFQERHNQHFVQKKDIRSFEGACYLGIDAGSTTTKVALIDEEGSLLYSHYGSNEGSPIHSTVKVLKELYNLMNPNAKIVHSTVTGYGENLLKAALNIDVGEIETIAHYKAADFFCPGVDFILDIGGQDMKCLKIKEGVVDSILLNEACSSGCGSFLDTFATSLNMDIENFAKEAIFAAEPVDLGSRCTVFMNSRVKQAQKEGALVGEISAGLSYSVIKNALFKVIKIKNPEELGQKIVVQGGTFYNDAVLRSFELLSEREAIRPDISGIMGAYGAAIIAKERYEEGVKTHLLNAEQLDDFNIKSDVGRCKLCSNNCMLTIHRFKNGEKFITGNRCEKGAGTKKKSSDLPNLFQYKYNRVFSYESGEDQTRGVVGIPRVLNMYENYPFWFTFFNELGFKVVLSDESSSKVFELGIETIPSESVCFPAKMVHGHVTNLIQKKVDFIFYPSITHDQKEQTEADNHFNCPIVISYPEVIKNNMDILKENDIKFVNPFLPYHHSKRLIERLHETFVTFGINKIEIKNSVIKAIKEQNTFKEDVKKEGEKTLDYIKDNHLKGIVLAGRPYHVDPYINHGIPEMINGLGMAVLTEDSVAHLGKVDRPLRVVDQWAYHSRLYAAAHYVTKEKDLELVQLNSFGCGLDAVTTDQVQEILNGHSKIFTTLKIDEGKNLGAARIRIRSLKATMLERENYHYKLENKNNKFEKRVFTKEMKKNHTILVPQMSPIHFEFLEVAFRESGYHMVVLPSNDYKAVDVGLKYVNNDACYPAIIVIGQLIEALQSGQYDLDSTSVMISQTGGGCRATNYIGFLRKALIDAGFDNIPVISLNANGIEKNPGFKLTLKMLNQSMMALTYGDLLMNVLYRVRPYEKVKGSANALYEKWDKICKATIKENSRKVFKKTIKEIVKEFEALEIVHEEKPKVGLVGEILVKFHPTANNNVVNIVENEGAEAVMPGLTDFLLYCLFNTEFKYKYLAGNKFSQILSASGIKVIEYYMKTYKEELAKSNRFYEPKSIYEIAEGAESVMSLGHQTGEGWFLTGEMIELINTGVKNIICMQPFACLPNHVTGKGMIKALKRVYPGTNIVAIDYDPGASEVNQLNRIKLMISTAFENMDIFKEDHLRKTVAKQVKKDVYLKDNKKIVNE encoded by the coding sequence ATGGAGCTAAAGAAAAGTTTGTATCATGTTGGAATTGATATTGGCTCTACGACCATAAAAGTGGCAATATTAGATGATCATAAAGAATTAATTTATGGTGAATATACAAGACATTATGCAGATATAAAAAATAAATTAAAAGAAATTTTATTAGGTGCCCATAAAGTTATAAAAAATGCACCGGTTACGATTAATGTAACCGGTTCAGGTGGCATGAATATGGCGAAAAGTATGGATGTCAGTTTTATTCAAGAAGTTGTTGCCTCAACGAAGGCCATTAGAACCTATTATCCAGAAACAGATGTTGCCATTGAATTAGGCGGTGAAGATGCTAAGATAACATACTTTAAAAATGGTACGGAACAGAGAATGAATGGTACTTGTGCAGGTGGAACCGGTTCATTTATAGATCAAATGGCGACTTTACTAAAGGTAGATACAATGGGGTTAAATGAATTGGCTAAGGCATACAAACAAATTTATCCAATTGCGGCAAGATGTGGTGTTTTTGCTAAAACAGATGTACAACCATTATTAAATGAAGGGGTATCTAAAGAAGATATAGCTGTATCTGTGCTACAAGCAGTGGTTATACAGACCATTAGTGGTTTAGCTTGTGGTAGACCTATTAGAGGAAATGTGGCTTTTTTAGGAGGGCCTTTGTATTTTCTATCAGAATTAAGAAATAGATTTATTGATGTATTAAATCTAGAAAATAAGCAAATTATTTTTCCAGAGAATTCTCAATTATATGTTGCAATAGGAGCTGGGCTAAATTCAATAGATGATAAAGTGATTGCTTTTGACGCTTTAATAGAGCGCTTAATGCAATCTGATAAAATAACAAGTGGAGAAGTCAAAGTTTTGCCACCTTTATTTAATAATAAAGAAGAATACGCTGAGTTTCAAGAAAGACACAACCAACACTTTGTTCAAAAAAAAGATATAAGAAGTTTTGAAGGAGCATGTTATTTAGGAATCGATGCAGGTTCTACCACAACAAAGGTAGCCCTTATTGATGAAGAAGGTTCTCTACTGTATAGTCATTATGGAAGCAATGAAGGCAGTCCCATTCATTCAACTGTAAAAGTATTAAAAGAACTCTATAACTTAATGAATCCAAATGCAAAAATTGTACACTCTACTGTTACAGGATATGGAGAAAATCTATTAAAAGCGGCTTTAAACATTGATGTAGGTGAGATAGAAACCATAGCCCATTATAAGGCGGCAGATTTCTTTTGTCCAGGTGTAGATTTTATTTTAGACATCGGTGGGCAAGATATGAAATGTTTAAAAATTAAAGAGGGTGTTGTAGATAGTATTTTACTGAATGAAGCATGTTCTTCAGGATGTGGTTCTTTCCTAGATACATTTGCAACGTCATTAAATATGGATATAGAAAACTTTGCAAAGGAAGCTATATTCGCAGCTGAGCCAGTGGATTTAGGCTCTAGATGTACAGTGTTTATGAATTCAAGGGTTAAACAAGCTCAAAAAGAAGGGGCTCTAGTAGGAGAAATCTCAGCTGGTTTGTCCTATTCAGTTATTAAAAATGCTTTATTTAAAGTTATAAAAATAAAGAATCCAGAAGAACTGGGTCAAAAAATAGTTGTGCAAGGTGGCACTTTTTATAATGACGCGGTTTTAAGAAGTTTTGAGTTATTATCTGAAAGAGAAGCTATAAGGCCTGATATTTCCGGTATTATGGGCGCATATGGTGCAGCGATTATTGCAAAAGAAAGATATGAAGAAGGTGTAAAAACACACTTATTAAATGCAGAACAATTAGATGATTTTAATATAAAAAGTGATGTGGGAAGATGTAAATTATGTTCCAATAATTGTATGTTAACCATACATCGATTTAAAAATGGAGAGAAATTTATTACAGGTAATCGCTGTGAAAAAGGTGCTGGCACAAAGAAAAAAAGTAGCGATTTGCCTAACTTATTTCAATACAAATACAATAGAGTTTTTTCATATGAATCTGGTGAAGATCAAACAAGAGGTGTTGTGGGTATTCCTAGAGTCCTTAATATGTATGAGAATTATCCGTTTTGGTTTACTTTCTTTAATGAATTGGGTTTTAAAGTGGTGTTATCAGACGAATCTTCTAGTAAGGTATTTGAATTAGGAATTGAAACCATACCTTCGGAGTCTGTTTGTTTTCCAGCAAAAATGGTTCATGGTCATGTGACAAATTTAATTCAAAAAAAGGTGGATTTTATTTTTTATCCATCAATAACCCATGACCAGAAAGAACAAACAGAAGCAGACAATCATTTTAATTGTCCAATTGTTATTTCATATCCTGAAGTGATTAAAAATAATATGGATATTTTAAAAGAAAACGATATAAAATTTGTCAATCCTTTTTTACCCTATCATCACTCTAAGAGATTGATAGAAAGATTACATGAAACCTTTGTAACCTTTGGGATCAATAAAATAGAGATAAAAAACAGTGTCATAAAAGCCATTAAAGAACAAAACACATTTAAAGAAGATGTGAAAAAAGAAGGAGAAAAAACCTTAGATTATATCAAAGATAATCATCTGAAAGGCATAGTATTAGCAGGCAGACCCTATCATGTAGACCCCTATATTAATCATGGTATACCTGAAATGATTAATGGGCTAGGCATGGCTGTTTTGACAGAAGACAGTGTGGCACATTTAGGGAAAGTGGATCGACCCTTAAGAGTAGTAGATCAATGGGCATATCATTCTAGGTTGTATGCTGCTGCTCACTATGTAACAAAAGAAAAAGACCTAGAGCTGGTACAATTAAATTCTTTTGGATGCGGATTAGATGCTGTGACAACGGATCAAGTACAAGAGATATTAAATGGACATTCAAAAATTTTCACAACATTAAAAATAGATGAAGGTAAAAATCTAGGAGCTGCTAGAATTAGAATACGTTCTCTAAAAGCAACTATGTTAGAAAGAGAAAACTATCATTATAAGCTTGAAAACAAAAATAATAAATTTGAAAAAAGGGTATTTACTAAAGAAATGAAAAAAAATCATACCATACTGGTACCACAAATGTCACCAATACATTTTGAGTTTTTAGAAGTGGCATTTAGAGAATCAGGGTATCATATGGTTGTATTACCGTCAAATGATTACAAAGCAGTAGATGTTGGTTTGAAATATGTCAATAATGATGCTTGTTATCCAGCTATTATTGTTATTGGACAATTAATTGAAGCGTTACAATCAGGTCAGTATGACTTAGACAGTACCTCTGTTATGATTTCTCAAACAGGAGGCGGATGTAGAGCCACAAATTATATAGGATTTCTAAGAAAAGCATTAATAGATGCAGGTTTTGACAATATACCTGTTATCTCATTAAATGCCAATGGAATAGAAAAGAATCCAGGTTTTAAATTGACATTAAAAATGTTAAATCAATCCATGATGGCACTTACCTATGGTGATTTATTAATGAACGTACTTTATAGAGTGAGACCCTATGAAAAAGTAAAAGGTTCTGCTAATGCCCTTTATGAAAAATGGGATAAGATTTGTAAAGCAACGATTAAAGAAAATAGTAGAAAAGTATTTAAAAAAACCATAAAAGAGATTGTTAAAGAGTTTGAAGCCTTAGAAATCGTCCATGAAGAAAAGCCAAAAGTAGGTTTAGTAGGAGAAATTTTGGTTAAGTTTCACCCAACGGCCAATAACAATGTGGTTAATATAGTAGAAAATGAAGGCGCAGAAGCTGTAATGCCGGGTCTAACAGATTTTTTATTGTATTGTTTGTTTAATACGGAGTTTAAGTATAAGTATCTAGCAGGTAATAAATTTTCTCAGATATTAAGCGCTTCAGGAATTAAAGTTATTGAATATTATATGAAAACATATAAAGAAGAACTTGCAAAAAGCAATCGATTTTATGAACCAAAATCCATTTATGAAATTGCTGAAGGTGCAGAAAGTGTTATGTCATTAGGCCATCAAACAGGTGAAGGTTGGTTTTTAACAGGAGAAATGATTGAACTGATTAATACAGGTGTTAAAAACATTATATGTATGCAGCCCTTTGCTTGTTTGCCTAATCATGTGACAGGTAAAGGTATGATTAAGGCGTTAAAAAGAGTATATCCTGGAACAAATATTGTAGCCATAGATTATGACCCAGGCGCCAGTGAAGTCAATCAGTTAAATAGAATTAAACTAATGATTTCTACGGCTTTTGAAAATATGGACATTTTTAAAGAGGATCATTTAAGAAAAACAGTAGCAAAACAAGTAAAGAAAGATGTCTATTTAAAAGATAATAAAAAAATAGTAAATGAATAG
- a CDS encoding response regulator transcription factor: MKDGKILIVEDEKVTLKLITQVLQKYGFNIITAMDESSTIEMLNKEVIKGIILDLNLPDTNGLDLLQIIRNHHYHKEVPIIILTSNDDKIDEVVALEMGADDYITKPFYHRELVARLKACIRRAKPTINKKENLVQVDNLEIDLDTRQVKIEKEIIPLTFKEFEVLAFLSMNPGKVFSRDQLLTTIWGDQYITETRTIDIHISSLRSKLGKRNNDKQYIETVRGVGYRFRN; encoded by the coding sequence ATGAAAGACGGAAAAATTTTAATAGTGGAAGATGAAAAGGTTACTTTAAAATTAATTACTCAAGTTTTACAAAAATATGGATTTAACATAATAACAGCAATGGACGAAAGTTCAACAATTGAAATGTTGAATAAAGAAGTTATAAAAGGAATTATATTAGACTTAAATTTACCAGATACCAATGGATTAGATTTATTACAAATCATTAGGAATCATCATTATCATAAAGAAGTGCCTATTATCATTTTAACAAGTAACGATGATAAAATAGATGAAGTGGTTGCTTTAGAAATGGGAGCAGATGATTATATCACAAAACCATTTTATCATAGAGAATTGGTGGCAAGATTAAAAGCTTGTATTAGAAGAGCCAAACCAACAATAAATAAAAAAGAAAATTTAGTACAAGTGGATAATTTAGAAATAGACTTGGATACAAGACAAGTAAAAATTGAGAAAGAGATTATTCCTTTAACATTTAAAGAGTTTGAAGTATTAGCATTTTTAAGTATGAATCCAGGAAAAGTTTTTTCAAGAGATCAATTGTTAACGACAATCTGGGGAGATCAATATATTACGGAGACAAGAACAATAGATATTCACATTTCCTCTTTGAGAAGTAAATTAGGGAAAAGAAATAATGACAAACAATATATAGAAACCGTACGAGGTGTAGGCTATAGATTTAGAAATTAA
- a CDS encoding Hpt domain-containing protein: protein MCHNKNYFSNIIEITDGDMEFVEEVANDLLEMFSEAHMEALESNIKHKEGAIVAKKAHKFRSAVVNFNMVKLEKILRELECFGKNNTLEKTNGIIDNIKFEIQQFKNTLEKFNK from the coding sequence ATGTGTCATAATAAAAATTATTTTTCCAATATAATAGAAATTACAGATGGAGATATGGAATTTGTAGAAGAAGTAGCCAATGATTTATTGGAAATGTTTTCAGAAGCTCATATGGAAGCATTAGAAAGTAATATAAAACATAAGGAAGGCGCAATCGTTGCTAAAAAAGCACACAAATTTAGAAGTGCAGTTGTTAATTTTAATATGGTAAAATTGGAAAAAATACTTAGAGAATTAGAGTGTTTTGGAAAAAATAATACGTTGGAAAAAACCAATGGTATTATAGATAATATTAAATTTGAAATACAACAATTTAAAAACACATTAGAAAAATTTAACAAATAG
- a CDS encoding PAS domain-containing sensor histidine kinase gives MSYEFFFNSIEQFLFIISKKGEILKANEYVIRKLDYSMSELKRVNFLDLLELEGTINNPIISTIIQEDRDSFECVLRGKDKITYPISIKIQKGSWSDKEIFYCIGKDRTLEEEIEKIKANVYAILDNVPEYIWLKDLEGNYLMVNKAIEDHSGLPSSEIIGKNDKDFFDENIVQQMRKNDLMVIKSKKPTILEQQVMIEEQKTYYEVSINPVIDKKNRVIALTGITKDITKEKENELEKIKATKESERANQIKSQLLGYLSHELRTPMNGLIGFIELFSKTDINSEQEYYINQVKKVIDSLNYLLNDLKDITLIESKQLKIEHNVVDIYELIYDTLESFRIQLKKKNIKLELKVGKEVPKYICTDPIRLKQVLNNIISNAIKYTTEGTIYVRVIKKSDNDHLETFSFKVIDTGEGIHKEILPQIFDPFVKDSKKSGLGLGLNIAKEIVKLLNGEIKVRSSVNRGSVFTVTLKTKKINQDTIHSNHKATQGEISIEKNKYQLLLVEDVLFNQKLQRKMLEKLGYTVEIANNGKEAIQMCSENVYDLVLMDCQMPIIDGYEATKIIKSILGLEDIIIIAMSANVFEEDIKKCYAVGMDDFISKPVRMDQLDKTIKKWLKTKQDT, from the coding sequence ATGTCATATGAATTTTTTTTTAACAGTATAGAACAATTTCTTTTTATCATTAGTAAAAAAGGAGAGATTTTAAAGGCTAATGAATATGTTATAAGAAAACTCGATTATTCAATGAGTGAACTTAAAAGGGTCAACTTTTTGGACTTATTAGAATTAGAAGGAACCATTAATAATCCCATTATATCTACAATTATTCAAGAAGATAGGGATTCTTTTGAGTGTGTGTTAAGGGGGAAGGATAAGATAACATATCCCATCTCCATAAAAATACAAAAAGGCAGTTGGTCAGATAAAGAAATATTTTACTGTATTGGTAAAGATAGAACCTTAGAAGAAGAAATAGAAAAAATTAAAGCCAATGTGTACGCCATATTAGATAATGTACCTGAATACATATGGTTAAAAGATTTGGAAGGTAACTATTTGATGGTGAATAAAGCCATTGAAGACCATTCAGGATTACCCAGTTCAGAAATTATAGGGAAAAATGATAAAGATTTTTTTGACGAAAATATTGTACAACAAATGAGGAAAAATGATTTAATGGTTATTAAAAGCAAAAAACCCACTATATTAGAACAACAAGTAATGATTGAAGAGCAAAAAACGTATTATGAGGTCAGTATTAATCCAGTTATAGACAAGAAAAACAGAGTTATTGCACTGACAGGTATTACGAAAGATATAACCAAAGAAAAAGAAAATGAATTAGAGAAAATTAAAGCAACGAAAGAATCTGAAAGAGCAAATCAAATTAAAAGTCAATTATTAGGTTACCTTTCTCATGAATTACGAACTCCAATGAACGGATTAATTGGTTTTATAGAATTATTTTCAAAAACCGATATAAATAGTGAACAAGAATATTATATCAATCAAGTTAAAAAAGTTATTGACAGTCTAAATTATTTGCTAAATGACTTGAAAGATATTACATTAATTGAATCAAAACAATTAAAGATAGAGCATAATGTGGTTGACATTTATGAGTTGATTTATGATACCTTAGAATCCTTTAGAATCCAATTAAAGAAAAAGAACATTAAATTAGAGTTGAAAGTTGGCAAAGAAGTGCCAAAATACATATGTACAGATCCCATTCGTTTAAAGCAAGTATTGAATAACATCATTAGTAATGCAATAAAATATACCACTGAAGGTACAATTTATGTTAGAGTGATTAAAAAAAGTGACAATGACCATTTAGAAACCTTTAGCTTTAAAGTGATAGACACGGGAGAAGGGATCCATAAAGAAATTTTACCTCAGATATTTGATCCTTTTGTGAAAGATAGTAAAAAATCAGGACTAGGACTAGGACTCAACATTGCAAAGGAAATTGTAAAGCTATTGAATGGTGAGATAAAAGTTAGAAGTTCTGTTAATAGAGGTTCTGTCTTTACAGTTACGTTAAAAACAAAAAAAATCAATCAAGACACAATCCATTCAAATCATAAGGCAACTCAAGGTGAAATATCTATCGAGAAAAATAAATATCAATTATTATTGGTTGAAGATGTGTTATTTAATCAGAAATTGCAAAGGAAAATGTTAGAAAAACTGGGGTATACAGTTGAAATTGCTAATAATGGAAAAGAAGCCATCCAAATGTGTAGTGAAAATGTGTATGACTTAGTTTTGATGGATTGTCAAATGCCAATAATTGATGGTTACGAAGCCACAAAAATTATAAAAAGCATATTAGGTTTAGAAGACATTATCATCATTGCGATGTCGGCTAATGTATTTGAAGAAGATATTAAAAAATGTTATGCAGTAGGGATGGATGATTTTATTAGTAAGCCAGTTAGAATGGATCAATTGGATAAAACAATAAAAAAATGGTTAAAAACAAAGCAAGATACGTAA
- a CDS encoding methyl-accepting chemotaxis protein — protein sequence MKSIFKKIFLLSSICMIIPMVVSLLWINNISSNILQENSTDYLETVANEKKERVDLAIGELGKYISGMVNEPFTVDLFVEATETNTFDEDNLERLSNHMENKLNESQGLYENMFFMYEGVIIADGIGGASVGFTGAGTNAENSDDDNNQSNIRITDPEPSPMSGRPVITISAGVVHPVTNREIGTLAIPIDLDTLTQNIVEDDSEMNIDTLLVNNNGVVVSAENREYILEVDFALDEENDLIGFYNSMTNHQLGVDYFTLDGTENIGAYSYSEDYNMYTITYMPVSEYLSQINEIRYTMILVIVSGIVIAGLVIFIGIKRLVKPIKVAVSHMETLSKGDFSKEIHNKYTRSNDEIGLLIQSMIKMQESIKDIVKNIINETGHLTKAVESSNAYILDLNSDIEDVSATTEEMSAGMEETAASSEEMNANAGQIEDAVENLAIKAQEGMGSAQEISNRASELKQNALSSQEKANEIYETAQSKLKESIEESKSVQEIEILSEAVLEITSETNLLALNAAIEAARAGEAGKGFAVVAEEIRKLAESSERTVNKIQEISKKVVESVENLTINSENVLDFIEQNVIKDYDSMVLTGDQYNQDAIFVKSLVEDLGATSQQIAASSQKLTKIIEEISLSTNESAEGSTNIAEKSSSIFNKSQEVRKEIESVEIGSKKINEIVNQFRV from the coding sequence ATGAAAAGTATATTTAAAAAAATATTTTTACTTTCTTCTATATGTATGATTATACCTATGGTCGTAAGTTTGTTATGGATTAATAATATTTCATCCAATATTTTACAAGAAAATTCAACAGATTACTTAGAAACCGTTGCTAATGAGAAAAAAGAGAGGGTCGACTTAGCAATTGGTGAATTAGGCAAATACATATCTGGAATGGTTAATGAGCCCTTTACAGTAGATTTATTTGTAGAAGCAACAGAAACCAATACATTTGATGAAGATAATTTAGAGAGGTTATCGAATCATATGGAAAATAAGTTAAATGAATCTCAAGGATTATATGAAAATATGTTTTTTATGTATGAAGGCGTTATTATTGCTGATGGAATAGGTGGTGCTTCTGTAGGATTCACAGGTGCAGGAACCAATGCAGAAAATTCAGATGATGATAACAACCAAAGTAACATAAGGATAACAGATCCAGAACCATCTCCTATGAGCGGAAGACCAGTTATTACAATAAGTGCAGGCGTGGTACATCCTGTAACCAACAGAGAAATTGGAACATTAGCCATACCTATTGACTTAGACACTTTAACGCAGAATATCGTAGAAGATGATTCAGAAATGAATATAGACACCCTATTGGTTAATAACAATGGAGTGGTCGTATCAGCTGAGAATAGAGAATATATTCTAGAAGTTGACTTTGCCCTTGATGAAGAAAATGATCTTATTGGATTCTATAATAGTATGACCAATCATCAATTGGGTGTAGATTATTTTACATTGGATGGTACTGAAAATATAGGCGCATATTCATATAGTGAAGATTATAATATGTATACCATTACCTATATGCCAGTATCAGAATATTTGTCTCAAATAAATGAGATAAGGTATACAATGATTTTGGTTATTGTTTCAGGTATTGTAATTGCAGGATTAGTGATCTTTATTGGAATTAAAAGATTAGTGAAACCGATTAAAGTTGCAGTAAGTCATATGGAGACCTTATCAAAAGGTGATTTTTCTAAAGAAATTCATAATAAATATACAAGATCCAATGATGAAATTGGCTTGTTAATTCAATCTATGATAAAAATGCAAGAATCTATAAAAGATATTGTTAAGAATATCATTAATGAAACAGGTCATTTAACCAAAGCGGTTGAAAGCAGTAATGCTTATATTCTTGACTTGAATAGTGATATAGAAGATGTTTCTGCAACAACAGAAGAAATGTCAGCTGGAATGGAAGAAACAGCAGCATCTTCTGAAGAAATGAACGCAAACGCAGGACAGATAGAAGATGCAGTAGAGAACTTAGCTATAAAAGCTCAAGAAGGTATGGGCTCTGCACAAGAAATAAGCAACCGAGCAAGTGAGTTAAAACAAAATGCCTTGAGTTCTCAAGAAAAAGCAAATGAAATATATGAAACAGCACAAAGCAAGTTGAAAGAGTCAATTGAAGAATCCAAATCGGTTCAAGAAATTGAAATACTCTCAGAAGCAGTCTTAGAAATTACATCAGAAACCAATTTATTAGCACTTAATGCAGCTATAGAAGCAGCAAGAGCAGGAGAAGCTGGAAAAGGTTTTGCAGTTGTTGCAGAAGAGATTAGAAAACTAGCTGAAAGCTCTGAAAGAACTGTGAATAAAATACAAGAAATATCTAAAAAAGTGGTTGAATCAGTTGAAAACTTAACAATTAATTCAGAAAATGTTTTGGATTTCATAGAACAGAATGTTATAAAAGATTATGATAGTATGGTGTTAACAGGCGATCAGTACAATCAAGATGCTATCTTTGTAAAATCTTTAGTAGAAGATCTAGGTGCTACATCACAACAAATAGCAGCTTCGTCACAAAAATTAACAAAAATTATTGAAGAAATAAGCCTTTCAACTAACGAAAGTGCAGAAGGTTCAACGAATATTGCAGAAAAATCAAGTAGCATATTTAACAAATCTCAAGAGGTAAGAAAAGAAATAGAAAGTGTTGAAATAGGTTCTAAGAAAATTAATGAAATTGTAAATCAATTCAGAGTATAA